One stretch of Hyphomicrobiales bacterium DNA includes these proteins:
- a CDS encoding S41 family peptidase — protein MFRKFTLLVVGIAIGGIGASVLSQGGYLSGSSAEAASRSTYRQLHLFGDIFERIRSDYVEEPKEEKLIENAINGMLTSLDPHSSYLPPKAFEEMRTQTTGEFGGLGIEVTLDEKTGYVRVVTPIADTPADKAGVLAGDLISHLDGDAIRGLKLNEAVEKMRGKVKTPLNLTIVREGSDKPVKITVVRDIIKIRSVRGRVEDDVAYIRITQFNEKTFSGVKSEIEKQSEEIGDKLKGFVLDLRNNPGGLLDQSIAVSDVFLDKGEIVSTRGRHANETQRYSARSGDLTKGKPVIVLINGGSASASEIVSGALQDHRRATIIGSRSFGKGSVQTIIPIGSSGAIRLTTARYYTPSGRSIQAKGVTPDIDVEQPLPKELQGVDVNRSEADLPRHLSSSEDDDGEKKGSPAYFPRERADDKQLDFALDLLRGKQTHAMFPPDASKGVPN, from the coding sequence TTGTTTCGTAAGTTTACATTATTAGTCGTGGGTATAGCGATTGGCGGCATCGGTGCTTCAGTGCTATCCCAAGGTGGTTATCTGTCTGGCTCATCTGCTGAGGCAGCGAGCCGAAGCACATATCGCCAATTGCATTTGTTTGGTGACATTTTTGAACGCATTCGTTCAGATTATGTCGAAGAGCCAAAAGAAGAAAAGCTGATCGAAAACGCGATCAATGGGATGTTGACGTCTCTTGATCCACATTCCAGCTATCTACCGCCAAAAGCGTTTGAAGAAATGCGCACCCAAACGACGGGTGAATTTGGTGGACTTGGTATTGAAGTTACCTTGGATGAGAAAACGGGCTATGTCCGTGTGGTGACACCAATTGCTGATACACCTGCTGACAAAGCGGGCGTTTTGGCTGGTGACTTGATTAGCCATCTTGATGGTGATGCAATTCGTGGCTTGAAGTTGAATGAAGCCGTTGAAAAAATGCGCGGTAAAGTGAAAACACCGCTTAATTTGACGATTGTTCGTGAAGGTTCCGACAAGCCAGTTAAAATTACGGTTGTTCGCGACATCATCAAAATTCGTTCAGTGCGTGGCCGTGTTGAAGATGACGTGGCTTATATCCGCATCACTCAGTTTAATGAAAAGACTTTCAGCGGTGTTAAATCTGAGATTGAGAAGCAATCAGAAGAAATTGGCGACAAGCTAAAAGGCTTCGTTCTTGATCTTCGCAACAACCCGGGTGGACTTTTGGACCAGTCGATTGCTGTTTCTGATGTTTTCCTCGACAAAGGTGAAATCGTTTCAACCCGTGGACGCCATGCCAATGAAACGCAACGCTATAGCGCGCGCTCAGGTGATTTGACCAAAGGCAAGCCTGTTATCGTTTTGATCAATGGTGGTTCTGCCTCCGCATCTGAGATTGTGTCTGGCGCTCTGCAAGATCACCGTCGTGCGACAATTATCGGATCACGTTCATTTGGTAAGGGATCTGTACAAACGATTATCCCGATCGGGTCAAGCGGTGCAATCCGCCTGACAACTGCCCGTTACTACACACCATCAGGCCGCTCTATTCAGGCAAAAGGCGTCACACCGGATATCGATGTTGAACAGCCATTGCCAAAAGAGTTGCAAGGTGTGGACGTAAATCGGAGTGAAGCTGACCTTCCTCGTCATCTAAGCAGTAGTGAAGATGATGATGGTGAGAAAAAGGGTTCGCCTGCCTATTTCCCGCGTGAACGTGCGGACGATAAGCAGCTTGATTTTGCTCTTGATCTTCTACGTGGCAAACAAACCCATGCGATGTTCCCACCTGATGCTTCAAAAGGTGTGCCGAACTAG
- a CDS encoding peptidoglycan DD-metalloendopeptidase family protein: protein MSYRTRQKKLGFGQARALLLAASCVSLFGLTSNGFAQDALLQNQEGEILLQPEVAPTFEAAPVDPSFGKKKQAANQRKAEHEEALRQINDALIISNNKRKELEDSVAALDEDRTALVDQLISTARSIQQTEEAVLKSKKRLDDFAAQEKIIKKSLISRRAVLSEVLAALQRMGKNPPPAIVVSASDTLSAVRSAILLGSVLPELRTEAEALIADLTSLSKIIASTKAEWQKRVDQERTLSEEQVRLDLLIKENQRLKASSGQELVSATDDNQSLFGKATNLRELIASVSNEIETIDFASRAAQTQAQRNAAKKTAAFEAGRLKTLADINELRSVEVPETSDAGETLAQSGEAGVVLAYNSEEGKAPAVLPDVAREVVDYNALLDDDSAANPKGSFAKSRGTLNLPVRGVLLRAFGEADGLGGVSEGITMETRAQAPVVSPSSGRVVFAGAFSGFDRLMIIDVGDGYHMVLAGMNKIDVKVGDKIVAGEPVASMGGKRSKRLAGVSTDAASLLASNFSSGQTQPILYVELRKNGNSVNSSSWWTKSS, encoded by the coding sequence ATGTCTTATCGCACTAGGCAAAAGAAACTGGGGTTTGGGCAAGCACGGGCATTGTTGCTCGCGGCGAGCTGCGTCTCATTGTTTGGCTTAACCAGCAACGGTTTTGCGCAGGACGCTTTGCTGCAAAATCAAGAAGGTGAAATTCTACTTCAGCCTGAAGTAGCGCCCACCTTTGAAGCAGCGCCTGTTGATCCTTCTTTTGGCAAGAAGAAGCAGGCCGCTAATCAGCGCAAAGCCGAGCACGAGGAAGCTTTACGTCAAATCAATGATGCTTTGATCATTTCAAACAACAAGCGCAAAGAGCTGGAAGACAGTGTTGCTGCTCTGGATGAAGATCGCACCGCTCTGGTTGATCAGTTGATTTCGACCGCCCGTTCTATTCAGCAAACAGAAGAGGCGGTTTTAAAAAGTAAGAAGCGCCTTGATGATTTTGCTGCTCAAGAAAAGATCATCAAAAAATCCCTGATTTCACGTCGCGCGGTTTTATCTGAAGTGCTTGCCGCTTTGCAGCGCATGGGCAAAAATCCACCGCCAGCGATTGTGGTTAGTGCCAGTGATACATTGTCGGCTGTCCGAAGTGCTATTTTGTTGGGTTCTGTATTGCCTGAATTGCGCACCGAAGCTGAAGCGTTGATCGCGGATCTAACCTCGCTTTCAAAAATTATTGCCAGCACTAAGGCCGAATGGCAAAAGCGTGTTGACCAAGAACGTACCCTCAGTGAGGAGCAAGTTCGGCTTGATTTGTTGATCAAAGAGAATCAGCGCCTCAAGGCTTCGTCTGGTCAAGAGCTTGTGAGCGCCACGGACGACAATCAATCACTGTTTGGTAAAGCTACAAATCTGCGTGAACTGATCGCATCTGTTTCTAATGAAATTGAGACGATTGATTTTGCATCACGCGCGGCGCAAACACAGGCACAACGCAATGCCGCAAAGAAAACAGCAGCCTTTGAGGCTGGGCGTTTGAAGACGCTGGCCGACATCAATGAATTGCGTTCGGTTGAAGTGCCTGAGACAAGTGACGCGGGTGAAACACTCGCTCAATCCGGTGAAGCAGGCGTGGTTCTGGCTTACAATAGTGAAGAAGGAAAAGCTCCTGCAGTTCTTCCTGATGTGGCGCGCGAAGTGGTTGATTATAACGCATTGCTCGATGATGATTCCGCCGCTAACCCTAAGGGATCCTTTGCAAAAAGCCGTGGAACGCTAAATTTGCCAGTGCGCGGTGTTTTGCTTCGTGCTTTTGGTGAGGCCGATGGTTTGGGTGGTGTATCTGAAGGTATAACCATGGAGACGCGCGCACAGGCGCCCGTGGTTTCTCCCTCTTCGGGACGTGTGGTTTTTGCGGGTGCGTTTTCTGGATTTGATCGACTTATGATCATTGATGTTGGTGACGGATACCACATGGTCCTTGCTGGCATGAACAAGATTGATGTGAAAGTTGGCGATAAGATTGTTGCGGGTGAGCCTGTTGCGTCCATGGGTGGAAAGCGCTCAAAACGGCTTGCTGGCGTCTCTACCGATGCAGCTTCCTTGTTGGCGAGTAATTTTTCTTCTGGTCAAACGCAGCCCATACTATATGTTGAATTACGGAAGAATGGTAATTCTGTAAATTCTTCGTCCTGGTGGACGAAATCATCTTAA
- the rlmH gene encoding 23S rRNA (pseudouridine(1915)-N(3))-methyltransferase RlmH gives MKLSLHAVGRMKNGPERELFARYFDRASASGKQQGIHPIIVKEYSESKAQRGPDRKRQEGDEILSNIDASSFVIALDERGKTLSSPDFASLIGRARDDGAKEVVFVIGGADGLDDAVRKRAQRTIAFGAMTWPHQIVRVLAAEQVYRAISIMGNHPYHKI, from the coding sequence ATGAAGTTATCCCTCCATGCTGTGGGCCGCATGAAGAACGGGCCAGAGCGCGAGCTTTTTGCCCGTTATTTTGACCGTGCCTCTGCCAGCGGTAAACAGCAGGGCATTCATCCCATCATTGTTAAAGAATATAGCGAATCCAAAGCGCAGCGTGGTCCTGACCGTAAGCGCCAAGAAGGCGATGAGATTTTGAGCAATATTGATGCCTCAAGTTTCGTGATTGCTCTTGATGAACGGGGTAAAACCCTTTCCAGCCCAGATTTTGCCAGTTTGATAGGGCGCGCCCGCGATGATGGGGCGAAAGAAGTGGTGTTTGTGATTGGCGGCGCTGATGGTTTGGATGATGCCGTGCGCAAACGGGCGCAACGAACCATCGCCTTTGGTGCCATGACATGGCCGCACCAAATTGTGCGGGTGCTGGCGGCAGAACAAGTCTACCGCGCCATTTCGATTATGGGCAATCACCCCTATCATAAGATTTGA
- the rsfS gene encoding ribosome silencing factor, translated as MSKTLPASTASAFAAVITSLEDAKAEEIVSIDITGKSSIGDAMVVASGRSHRHVGAIADRLTRDLKEAGYGSAHVEGLPHCDWVLVDTGDVIIHIFRPEVREFYNIEKMWSVANGQETVIANA; from the coding sequence ATATCAAAAACACTACCGGCTTCTACAGCCAGTGCTTTTGCCGCTGTGATCACCTCTTTAGAAGATGCTAAAGCCGAAGAGATTGTCTCCATCGACATCACCGGCAAATCAAGCATCGGCGATGCTATGGTTGTAGCATCTGGCCGCTCGCACCGTCATGTCGGAGCGATTGCGGATCGCTTAACCCGTGATCTCAAAGAAGCAGGATATGGTTCTGCCCATGTTGAAGGCTTGCCCCATTGTGATTGGGTGTTGGTTGATACAGGCGATGTTATTATTCACATCTTCCGCCCGGAAGTGCGTGAGTTTTATAACATTGAAAAAATGTGGTCCGTAGCCAATGGGCAAGAAACTGTTATTGCCAACGCTTAA
- a CDS encoding NAD(P)/FAD-dependent oxidoreductase: MQTHYKTVILGAGAAGMMAAIHAGGDCLVVDHAKSPGEKIRISGGGRCNFTNIHASPANFISQNKHFAKSALSRYTARDFINLVEAHGIAYHEKTLGQLFCDESAKDIIALLLKEMTKADAKLSLETSLTDYQKTESGFALTLVKSGKTIEMTCENFIVACGGKSIPKMGATGFGYEIGEQFGHSIIETRPALVPLTFADDILALTQKLAGLSLDVSVKCGKTSFDEAMLFTHRGLSGPAILQISSYWREKSEISLNLKSKLDFFSSLKEERGKNGKHALFAFLSSMMPKRLAEEILARLSLSGNLADQSDKKLRQLSDAINNWTLQPIGSEGYRTAEVTLGGIDTKDLNSRTLESKHVNGLYFIGEVVDVTGWLGGYNFQWAWSSGFAAGTAIASR; encoded by the coding sequence ATGCAGACCCATTATAAAACCGTAATTTTAGGCGCAGGTGCCGCTGGCATGATGGCCGCGATCCATGCAGGAGGTGATTGCTTGGTGGTTGATCACGCCAAATCACCGGGCGAGAAAATCAGAATTTCAGGTGGCGGGCGGTGTAATTTCACCAATATTCACGCCTCTCCTGCCAATTTCATTTCACAAAACAAGCACTTCGCAAAATCAGCGTTAAGCCGTTACACAGCCCGCGATTTCATCAATCTGGTTGAGGCGCACGGCATTGCCTATCATGAGAAGACTTTGGGCCAGTTGTTTTGTGATGAGAGTGCGAAAGACATTATCGCGTTGCTTTTAAAAGAAATGACCAAGGCGGATGCTAAACTTTCGCTCGAAACCAGCTTGACCGACTATCAAAAAACCGAAAGCGGCTTTGCTTTAACCCTCGTTAAGTCTGGCAAAACAATAGAAATGACCTGCGAGAATTTCATTGTTGCGTGTGGTGGCAAATCAATTCCCAAAATGGGGGCCACTGGTTTTGGTTATGAGATTGGCGAACAGTTCGGCCACTCAATCATTGAGACCCGCCCCGCCCTCGTGCCACTCACCTTCGCAGATGACATTTTGGCTTTAACCCAAAAGCTTGCAGGCCTCTCGCTAGATGTGTCTGTAAAGTGCGGGAAAACCAGCTTTGATGAGGCGATGCTGTTTACTCACCGCGGATTATCTGGCCCTGCAATTTTGCAAATATCATCCTACTGGCGCGAAAAATCAGAAATCTCTCTAAATTTAAAATCGAAATTAGACTTCTTCTCTTCGTTAAAGGAAGAGCGTGGAAAAAATGGCAAACACGCTCTATTCGCATTTTTATCCAGCATGATGCCAAAGCGGCTCGCTGAAGAAATTCTCGCGCGGCTCTCTCTTTCCGGCAATCTTGCGGATCAATCAGATAAAAAACTGCGACAGTTAAGCGACGCGATCAACAATTGGACGCTTCAGCCCATTGGCTCAGAAGGCTATCGCACAGCCGAGGTGACACTTGGTGGGATCGATACCAAAGATTTAAATTCTCGCACCCTTGAATCCAAGCATGTGAACGGGCTTTACTTCATTGGCGAAGTTGTCGACGTGACGGGTTGGCTTGGTGGATATAATTTCCAATGGGCTTGGTCGTCAGGCTTTGCCGCAGGAACCGCCATTGCATCACGATGA
- a CDS encoding fumarylacetoacetate hydrolase family protein codes for MDANKTEAIARKLFNANQARERFAPLRGDDEPTTLEEAYKIQDALYRIMRAETKLDKFGGHKIALTSPDIQAMCGVDQPAYGGLFDDNIFHTGHEPVVADYIRVGFEFEVAFELAEDVPLDQAPFTRETIAPFVKSAMPALEMIDDRDADYADLDAKSILADRCWNGGIVLGKPVYDWQSLDIGNLKSHVEWNGETVDHGNTGNALGHPLEGLAWIANHLAKRGGALTKGQVIMTGSALKTLFPKAGDKCIYKIEGLGDVMATGR; via the coding sequence ATGGACGCGAATAAAACCGAAGCGATCGCCCGCAAGCTCTTTAATGCAAACCAAGCACGCGAACGCTTTGCGCCTCTACGCGGTGACGACGAACCGACAACATTAGAAGAAGCTTATAAGATCCAAGACGCGCTTTACCGCATCATGCGTGCTGAGACCAAACTCGACAAATTCGGTGGCCACAAGATCGCGCTCACCTCTCCTGACATTCAAGCCATGTGCGGCGTTGATCAACCCGCATATGGCGGGCTTTTCGACGACAATATTTTTCACACGGGCCATGAGCCAGTTGTCGCCGATTATATTCGTGTAGGCTTTGAATTTGAGGTGGCTTTTGAACTGGCAGAAGATGTGCCGCTTGATCAAGCTCCTTTCACCCGCGAGACCATCGCCCCTTTCGTGAAGTCAGCTATGCCAGCGCTTGAGATGATCGACGACCGCGACGCGGACTATGCCGACCTTGATGCCAAATCTATTTTAGCGGACCGCTGCTGGAATGGCGGCATCGTTCTGGGCAAGCCGGTTTATGACTGGCAGTCACTAGATATTGGCAATCTTAAGAGCCACGTTGAGTGGAACGGTGAAACAGTGGACCACGGCAACACTGGCAATGCGCTTGGCCATCCGCTGGAAGGTCTGGCTTGGATTGCGAACCATCTAGCAAAACGCGGCGGTGCATTGACCAAAGGCCAAGTGATCATGACAGGCAGCGCCCTTAAAACTCTGTTCCCTAAAGCCGGAGACAAATGCATCTATAAGATTGAAGGGCTTGGTGACGTGATGGCCACGGGGCGTTAA
- the chrA gene encoding chromate efflux transporter, with product MTNPTPSDHSFRDLFRAFGKIGVLSFGGPAGQIALMHKVVVEEKRWLSEAQYLSALSFCMLLPGPEAMQLATYAGWRIKGVVGGLIAGLLFVLPGALVILLLASLYAGFGAVPLVGVIFLGIKAAVVVIVIEALIKVARRALKRLDYWVIAGLAFIALFSLNLPFPLIILLAAGYGAVMIDKVEDRSPSVALGQSFAGTVKTAAIWLFIWLVPLAALWLVLPDHVLTEIGLFFSKLAVVTFGGAYAVLAYMAQDVVQGFGWLEAGQMMDGLGLAETTPGPLILVTEFVGFLAGFSQGGYGLAFIAAFITLWMTFAPCFLWIFTFAPYVEWISDQPRLKGALAGITAAVVGVILNLSIWFALHVFFADVQQVQWAAFKIWLPELATLDWRVVILALISAVLLLRLKWSVLMVLGVMVVCGVGLSLAGF from the coding sequence ATGACTAATCCCACACCAAGCGACCATAGTTTCCGCGATTTATTTCGTGCGTTTGGTAAAATTGGTGTGCTGTCATTCGGTGGACCTGCGGGCCAAATAGCCTTGATGCATAAGGTGGTGGTTGAAGAAAAGCGATGGCTTTCTGAAGCGCAATATTTAAGCGCTTTATCGTTTTGTATGTTGTTGCCTGGACCGGAGGCGATGCAGCTTGCGACCTATGCTGGATGGCGCATTAAGGGTGTGGTCGGCGGGCTGATTGCAGGTTTGCTTTTCGTGCTTCCGGGCGCTCTGGTTATTTTATTGCTCGCCAGCCTTTATGCAGGTTTCGGCGCGGTTCCCTTGGTGGGCGTGATCTTTTTAGGGATTAAAGCAGCCGTTGTTGTGATCGTTATTGAGGCTTTGATCAAAGTGGCAAGGCGGGCACTTAAACGTCTTGATTATTGGGTAATTGCGGGTCTCGCCTTTATCGCGCTTTTTAGCCTCAACTTGCCCTTTCCGTTGATCATCCTTCTGGCGGCAGGCTATGGCGCAGTGATGATTGATAAAGTGGAGGACCGCTCACCCTCTGTTGCTTTGGGGCAATCCTTTGCGGGAACAGTAAAGACCGCCGCAATCTGGCTCTTCATTTGGCTTGTACCGCTTGCGGCCCTTTGGCTGGTCTTGCCTGATCATGTGTTGACTGAGATTGGCTTGTTCTTTTCAAAGCTTGCTGTTGTCACCTTTGGCGGGGCTTATGCGGTTCTTGCTTATATGGCGCAAGATGTGGTGCAGGGGTTTGGCTGGCTTGAGGCTGGGCAGATGATGGATGGTCTCGGCCTTGCAGAAACCACACCCGGCCCGTTGATTTTGGTGACGGAGTTTGTCGGCTTCCTCGCGGGCTTCAGTCAGGGTGGTTACGGCCTTGCGTTCATCGCGGCATTCATCACTTTGTGGATGACCTTCGCGCCGTGTTTTTTATGGATTTTCACCTTCGCGCCTTATGTAGAATGGATATCTGATCAACCGCGATTAAAGGGTGCGCTTGCAGGCATTACGGCAGCCGTGGTGGGGGTGATTTTAAACCTCAGTATTTGGTTTGCTTTGCATGTATTCTTTGCCGATGTTCAGCAAGTACAATGGGCAGCTTTCAAAATATGGCTGCCAGAATTAGCCACTCTGGACTGGCGCGTGGTTATTCTTGCGCTCATTAGTGCCGTGTTGTTGCTGCGGCTTAAATGGTCCGTTTTGATGGTGTTAGGCGTAATGGTTGTTTGTGGTGTGGGGCTTTCGCTCGCTGGGTTTTAA